In the Manis javanica isolate MJ-LG chromosome 12, MJ_LKY, whole genome shotgun sequence genome, one interval contains:
- the KLHL41 gene encoding kelch-like protein 41, with protein MDSQRELTEELRLYQSTLLQDGLKDLLDEKKFIDCTLKAGDKSLPCHRLILSACSPYFREYFLSEIDEEKKKEVVLDNVDPVVLDLIIKYLYSASIDLNDGNVQDIFALASRFQIPSVFTVCVSYLQKRLAPGNCLAILRLGLLLDCPRLAISAREFVSDRFVQICKEEDFMQLSPQELISVISNDGLNVEKEEAVFEAVMKWVQTDRENRVKNLSEVFDCIRFRLMTEKYFKDHVEKDDIIKSNPELQKKIKVLKDAFAGKLPEPSRNAEKAGSGELNGDVGDEDLLPGYLNDIPRHGMFVKDLILLVNDTAAVAYDPTENECYLTALAEQIPRNHSSIVTRQNQVYVVGGLYVDEENKDQPLQSYFFQLDNIASEWVGLPPLPSARCLFGLGEVDDKIYVVAGKDLQTEASLDSVLCYDPVAAKWNEVKKLPIKVYGHSVTSHKGTIYCLGGKTDDKKCTNRMFIYNPKKGDWKDLAPMKTPRSMFGVAVHKGKIVIAGGVTEDGLSASVEAFDLTTNKWEVMTEFPQERSSISLVSLAGSLYAIGGFAMIQLESKEFAPTEVNDIWKYEDDKKEWAGMLKEIRYASGASCLATRLNLFKLSKL; from the exons ATGGATTCCCAGCGGGAACTCACAGAGGAACTGCGGCTTTACCAATCTACTCTTCTTCAGGATGGTCTAAAAGATCTCCTGGATGAGAAAAAATTCATCGACTGCACCCTAAAAGCTGGTGACAAAAGTCTTCCTTGCCACAGACTGATTCTGTCAGCATGTAGTCCTTACTTCCGTGAgtattttttatctgaaattgatgaggagaaaaaaaaggaggtaGTATTAGATAATGTGGATCCTGTTGTGCTGGATTTAATCATCAAGTACCTTTACTCTGCCAGTATTGATCTCAATGATGGAAATGTGCAAGATATTTTTGCATTGGCCAGCCGCTTTCAGATCCCCTCAGTGTTCACTGTCTGCGTTTCTTACCTTCAGAAAAGACTTGCTCCTGGTAACTGTCTAGCCATCCTAAGATTAGGACTTCTTCTTGACTGCCCACGACTTGCCATCTCTGCCCGTGAATTTGTCTCTGACCGCTTTGTACAAATTTGTAAGGAAGAGGACTTTATGCAACTGTCACCACAGGAACTGATCTCAGTCATTTCAAATGATGGCCTAAATGTAGAAAAGGAAGAAGCAGTATTTGAGGCAGTGATGAAATGGGTGCAAACAGACAGAGAAAACAGGGTTAAAAACCTTAGCGAAGTATTTGACTGTATCCGTTTTCGCCTtatgacagaaaaatattttaaagatcatGTTGAGAAAGATGATATAATTAAAAGCAACCCAGAActccagaaaaaaatcaaagttctcAAAGATGCTTTTGCAGGCAAACTCCCTGAACCTAGCAGAAATGCAGAAAAGGCTGGGTCTGGTGAGTTGAATGGTGATGTTGGGGATGAAGATTTACTTCCTGGTTACCTGAATGACATTCCCAGGCATGGAATGTTTGTCAAAGACCTCATCCTCTTGGTTAATGACACTGCTGCAGTCGCTTACGATCCCACAGAAAATGAGTGCTACCTTACCGCACTGGCAGAGCAGATTCCCAGAAATCATTCCAGCATTGTTACCCGACAAAATCAGGTCTACGTGGTAGGAGGACTATATGTGGACGAAGAAAATAAGGATCAACCTCTACAGTCCTACTTCTTTCAG CTTGATAACATAGCATCTGAGTGGGTTGGACTTCCACCTCTGCCTTCGGCCAGGTGTCTCTTCGGTCTGGGAGAGGTAGATGACAAAATCTATGTAGTTGCAGGCAAAGACCTTCAAACAGAGGCTTCATTGGATTCAGTATTATGCTATGATCCTGT GGCTGCAAAATGGAATGAAGTTAAAAAACTTCCCATCAAAGTCTACGGCCATAGTGTGACTTCACATAAGGGGACGATATATTGTCTAGGAGGAAAGACAGATGACAA AAAGTGTACAAACAGGATGTTTATCTACAATCCCAAAAAGGGAGACTGGAAAGATCTGGCACCAATGAAAACCCCTCGTTCCATGTTTGGAGTAGCAGTCCATAAAGGCAAAATTGTGATTGCAGGAGGTGTCACGGAAGATGGCCTTTCAGCTTCAGTTGAAGCTTTTGACCTCACAACCAATAA atGGGAAGTAATGACTGAATTTCCCCAAGAAAGAAGTTCCATCAGTTTGGTCAGCCTGGCTGGATCCCTATATGCCATTGGCGGTTTTGCAATGATTCAACTGGAGTCCAAAGAGTTTGCACCCACTGAAGTCAATGACATATGGAA